The Amycolatopsis jiangsuensis nucleotide sequence AGGAAGCCCGGCACCGGCTGGGAAATGCCTGTCGTGGCGAGGGCATGCGTCTCCGGCATAGGTAGGCTTCGGCCATGGAGGTGGAGTTACGGCACTTGCGCGCGTTCGTCGCGGTCGCGACCCGCGGTACGTTCACCGCCGCCGGCCGGGAGCTGCGGATCACCCAGCCGGCGCTGACCCGCACGATCCAGCAGCTCGAGGACGCGGTGGGGGCGCGGCTGCTGGAACGCACCCCGCGTGGTGCCGAACCGACGCCGGCCGGCGGGGAGCTGCTCGAACGGCTGCGGGTGCTGCTGACCGACCTGGACGCGGCGCTGGCCGCCGCCGGGGGCCACGCCGGGCTGCGGATCGGGTTCCAGTGGGCCCTGCCCGATCCGTGGATCGGTGACCTGCTCGCCGCGTTCGAATCGTCGGCAGGCGCGCGGGCGAGGCTGGTGCGCCGCGACGACATCGTGGCCGCCCTGCACGCCGGCGAGGTCGATGCCGCGCTGGTGCGCGGAAACGTCCAGGCCGCCGGCATCGCCGGCACGCTGCTGTTCGAGGAGGACCGCGTCGCCGCGGTCGCGGCCGGGTCGGAGCTCGCCGCCCGCACCGAACTGGAGTGGACGGAACTGGCCCGGCACCCGCTGGTCGTCAACACTGTCAGCGGGGCGACGAGTCCGGCGGACTGGTCCGGCGGAGACCGGCCCGGCCGGCTGATCGAATGCGGCAGCTACGACGAGTGGCTGACCATCGTCGCAGCCGGCCGCGGCATCGGCTCCACCACGGCTTCCGCGGCCAGGGCCCATACGCACGCCGGCGTGACCCACGTGCCGCTGCGGGGTGCCCCCACGGTGCCGCTGCGGTTGCTGTGGCCCTCCCGGCGCAGCAGCGACCGGCTGCTGCGCCGGTTCGCCGAGCTGGCGTCGCCGCCGCGCTGAGGACCGTGCCTGCTCACACCTGCGCAGGAGGCAGCTTCGCGGCCCAAGTCGTCACGGCGTCGGCGAAGCGGGCCGGCTCGGTGGCGTGCATCGCATGCGCCGCGTCGGGGAACGACTGGTAGGTCACCTCGACGCCGGCCGTGCGCATGATCGTCTGAGCCTGGGTGGCCTGGAGATCCGACAACGCACCGATGTTCGCGCCGGTCTCCGGGTCGACGCTGTGCGCGTGGTGTGTGAGCAGCACCGGGGTCTTCACCTGCGCGAGCATCCGGTCGTGCGGGCAGTTCACCCCGACCGTGCCCTCGAAGAACACGCGGCTCCATTCGGGGTCGTATTCCTTCAGGTTCTGCGTCGGCTCCGCGGGCAGGTCGAACATGCTCAGCATCTTGTCCGAGGACGCCTGCGCGGCAGCGGCGAGCCCGGCCCAGTTGCCCACCGACCACTGGTCGCCGAGGTAGTCGCGGTACAGCTCGAAGACCGGTCCCGCACCCTGGCGGATCCCGTGCCCGTGGGCCGGCGCGAGTTCGGAGGAGAACAGCGGCGGGTCCTCGCAGACCGCGCCGCGGATCTGACCGGGCATCGCGTACGCCGACAGCCAGGCCGCCAGCACCCCACCGGAGGAGCAGCCCGACACGATGACCGGCTTCCCGATCGCCAGCGCGATGAACCGCACCAGGTCGTTGCCGAAGTTGTCGAGGCTGTAGCGCTTGGGGGTCCAGCTGCTGCGTCCCTGGCCACGGAGGTCGACCGCGAACACGTGGAAGTCCTCGGCGAGCAGGCCCATGGCGGACTCGTAGATCCACCACGAACTGGTCTGCTCCGGCAGCAGGAGCAGCGCGGGCTTGTCCGGCGTGCCGGCCTCGGCGTAGTTGAGCACGACCTCGCCGAGGTCGATCTGCTTCTCCGGGAACGCATGGGGAACGAACACGTCTCGCTCCGGTACGGACATCACAGTTCTCCTTGGTGGATGCTTCGGCGTTCTTCGGTGGCGTGCAGGCTGCCCAGCAGCGCCAGCGCTTCCGAGCCGGGACTGCCCGGCTCGGCCAGGTGGACGACCAGCTGCAGGCCGGGGTGGTCGTGGAGGTCGAAGGTGTGCCGGTGCAGGGTGAGTTCGCCGACCTCTGGGTGGCGGAACCGGTCAGCGCCACCGAGTGCGGTGGCTTGCACCCGCCGGCTGCTCACCAGCTCGGCGAACTCCCGGCTGCGGTGCGTCAGGGTCGCCATCAACTCCGTCAGCCGGGCGTGCTCCGCGTCGGCCACGCACGCCCGGCGCAAGCCCACCACCGCGGCGTGCGCCGCACGTTCCCACGGCTGGTGGAACTCGCGCGCGGCGGGAACGAGGAAGGTCATCAGCGCCAGGTTGTCCAGCCTGCCCAGCGGCGAGTACAGGGCGCGGGCGAGCACATTGGACGCGAGCACGTCCAGCCGGGAGTCGAGGACCAGGGCGGGCCCGTGCACGCCGTGTTCGAGCATGGTCAGCACTTCCGGCGGGACGGTTTCCGGCCGGCCCGGCGTCGCGTCCGGTGCCACGGTGCCGGCGATCTGGTGCAGGTGGGCGCGAGCCTCGTCGTCGAGGAGCAGCGCACGGGCCAGCCCTTCGACGACCTGTACCGAAGGATTGCGCTCCCGGCCCTGTTCCAGCCGGGCGTAGTAGTCCGCGTTGATCCCGGCCACGGCGGCGACCTCCTCGCGGCGCAACCCCGGAACCCGGCGGCTGCCGGCCGAGGGCAGCCCGAGTTCGTCGGGACGCACCTGCGCACGGCGAACCCGCAGGAATCCGGCCAGTGCAGTGCTGATCACGTGTCCAGCTTAGGCGGCCACAGCGGGCGTACCAGGACGTGTGACACCCAGGCTGCCGATCACCGCCGATCCGGAGACATCGCCCGGACCAGCGACAAGCCCAGCAGCACACAGCCGAGCAACGCCGCGGTCAGGCACGCCTCGCCGGTGGCCAGCGCGGTGCTGTGCGCGTGCGGTCCGAGGTGGGTGCCCAGCGTGGCGGACACGACGGTGCCGAATCCGGCCACGCCCGCGGCCGAGCCGATCTGCATCGCGCAGATCACCAACGCGGAGATCTGCCCGGACCGGTGAGGTTCGACCCCGAGCAGGAGGACCCGGGTCAGTGCGGACAGGACCAGCCCGTGCCCGGCACCGGCCACGACCAGCCCGGTGACCAGGACCGCCCCCGGCCGGTCCCCGTCGGCCAGTGCGCCGACCTGGGTCGCGAAGCCCGCGGCCAACAGCGTGAAGCCGATCGGCACCGTCCACTCGCGAAGCAGCGCCACCAGCTTCGGCACCGGGAGCGGGCCGGCGAGGAAGCCCGCGAATAACGGGAGGTACAGCAACGCGGCAGCGGTCGGGCTCCACCCGAGACCGTCCTGCAGGTATTCGCCGAATCCCAGGAAGAACACGCTGTCGGTGTAGAACCAGAAGGCGAGCAGCAGCCCCCGCCACACGACGGGACGCCGGACCAAGGAGATGTCCACCAGTGGCCGGACCGTGCGCCGGCGCCGCTGGAACCGCACGAACCACCACCCCAGTGCCGGTGCCGTCGCCAGACCCGCGAACGTCCACAGTGGCCACCCCAGCGAACTTCCCAGCGACAACGGGACGAGTACCAGCCCGAGCAGCACGCAGAGCACGCCGACTCCGGCGAGGTCGACCGCGCTGGTGCGGTCGCCGAAGTTCTCCCGGACCCAGGCCAGTGCCCCGGCCAGCGCGACCAGCCCGATCGGGACGTTCACCCAGAAAATCGCCCGCCACCCGAGCCCGAACACGTCCGCGTGCAACAGCAGCCCGCCGCCCGCCTGCCCGATGATCGCGCCCAGCCCGAACACGAAACCGTAGGCGGCGATCACCGGCGTCTGCCGGCGTTCGGGCAGCACCGAACGGATCGTCGCCAGCACCTGCGGCGACAGCATCGCCGCGCACAGTCCTTGGAGAAAGCGTTCGGCGATGAGAGCCGGCACGTGCGTCGACAGACCACAAAGGACGGACGCGGCGACGAAACCGGCCAACCCCAGTGTGAAGACCCGCCGGCGACCGAATCGGTCCCCCAGACGTCCGCCCGGGATGAGCCCGACCGCGTATGCGGAGACGACGAACGACAGCTCCCCGCTGCCTGCCCGCAGGTCAGCGCGGATGTCGGGGAGCGCGAGGTTCACCACGAAGTAGTCGATCGGGCCGAGCACGGCGCCCACCAGCAGCGGGCCGACCGAGAGCAGGTCACGGCGGCTCGTGGTGGCTCGAGCCGCTGCGGAAACGTCGGGCACATGCCTCCGATGCCGGGTTCGCCGGAGTCGGTTCGCTAGGCCGGAAGCAGACCGGCCAGCCGGTCCAGGATCAGCTCGATCTCGGCACCGGTGAGCGGCACGAGTTCGAACGTCAGCTCTCCCCGTTCCTGGCCCTGGGTCATGACCCAGATCGGGGGAGCGCCCTGGGCCAGCGCTTCGGCCACACCGGTGGCGCTCAGGCCGGCCGAGTCCGCGTCGATCGTGAGGCGCGCCCGGGGGACCGGCAGCCCGGTGGGGTCGGCTACCGGTTCGGCCGTGACGCCGCGGAGCGTGCCGGCGCGCTCGGTGAAGCGGACGACCTTGTCGTGCTGGTGTCGTTCCCAGCTGTGCCGGTCCATTCCGTGCCGCGCCCGCAGCGCGGCGACCACGCCGAGGATCGCTTCCTTGCTCGGCTTCATGGCCCGGCCGATCCCCTTCTCCTGGGCACGGACCGCGCGGAC carries:
- a CDS encoding LysR family transcriptional regulator, producing the protein MEVELRHLRAFVAVATRGTFTAAGRELRITQPALTRTIQQLEDAVGARLLERTPRGAEPTPAGGELLERLRVLLTDLDAALAAAGGHAGLRIGFQWALPDPWIGDLLAAFESSAGARARLVRRDDIVAALHAGEVDAALVRGNVQAAGIAGTLLFEEDRVAAVAAGSELAARTELEWTELARHPLVVNTVSGATSPADWSGGDRPGRLIECGSYDEWLTIVAAGRGIGSTTASAARAHTHAGVTHVPLRGAPTVPLRLLWPSRRSSDRLLRRFAELASPPR
- a CDS encoding alpha/beta fold hydrolase, which codes for MSVPERDVFVPHAFPEKQIDLGEVVLNYAEAGTPDKPALLLLPEQTSSWWIYESAMGLLAEDFHVFAVDLRGQGRSSWTPKRYSLDNFGNDLVRFIALAIGKPVIVSGCSSGGVLAAWLSAYAMPGQIRGAVCEDPPLFSSELAPAHGHGIRQGAGPVFELYRDYLGDQWSVGNWAGLAAAAQASSDKMLSMFDLPAEPTQNLKEYDPEWSRVFFEGTVGVNCPHDRMLAQVKTPVLLTHHAHSVDPETGANIGALSDLQATQAQTIMRTAGVEVTYQSFPDAAHAMHATEPARFADAVTTWAAKLPPAQV
- a CDS encoding helix-turn-helix transcriptional regulator translates to MISTALAGFLRVRRAQVRPDELGLPSAGSRRVPGLRREEVAAVAGINADYYARLEQGRERNPSVQVVEGLARALLLDDEARAHLHQIAGTVAPDATPGRPETVPPEVLTMLEHGVHGPALVLDSRLDVLASNVLARALYSPLGRLDNLALMTFLVPAAREFHQPWERAAHAAVVGLRRACVADAEHARLTELMATLTHRSREFAELVSSRRVQATALGGADRFRHPEVGELTLHRHTFDLHDHPGLQLVVHLAEPGSPGSEALALLGSLHATEERRSIHQGEL
- a CDS encoding MFS transporter, coding for MPDVSAAARATTSRRDLLSVGPLLVGAVLGPIDYFVVNLALPDIRADLRAGSGELSFVVSAYAVGLIPGGRLGDRFGRRRVFTLGLAGFVAASVLCGLSTHVPALIAERFLQGLCAAMLSPQVLATIRSVLPERRQTPVIAAYGFVFGLGAIIGQAGGGLLLHADVFGLGWRAIFWVNVPIGLVALAGALAWVRENFGDRTSAVDLAGVGVLCVLLGLVLVPLSLGSSLGWPLWTFAGLATAPALGWWFVRFQRRRRTVRPLVDISLVRRPVVWRGLLLAFWFYTDSVFFLGFGEYLQDGLGWSPTAAALLYLPLFAGFLAGPLPVPKLVALLREWTVPIGFTLLAAGFATQVGALADGDRPGAVLVTGLVVAGAGHGLVLSALTRVLLLGVEPHRSGQISALVICAMQIGSAAGVAGFGTVVSATLGTHLGPHAHSTALATGEACLTAALLGCVLLGLSLVRAMSPDRR